TGTGATGACGATACCGAGACGGTTGACCACTCACTCTTCTTATGCAAGGAAGCGTTAGATGTGTGGGCGAGAGTCTATAATTGGTGGGGTATCAACGGTGCTACAAATTTTAGTATCGGAGATGCCTTCAATGTGAACTCGTCTCACCATTTATCGACTTTGGGTGAGAAAATTTGGCAAGCGGTTGAGTGGACATGTGGATATCTCATTTGGAAAAACCGGAATCAAAAGGTATTTCAAAACAAAAGTTGGAATCCCCCGGTTGCTCTAAATGAATACAAGTCAAAAGCTTCGAGTGGATCGAGAAACGTTGCAAGAAAAAGAATATTGAATGGCTTACTTGGCTTCACAATCCGAGATCTATTATTGTATAGAACGTGATAACTAGACATCTTGTTAGGATACAACCTTAGCATCTTAGCTCGATTAGTCTTGTTCTTTGCGATTTTGTATAAATGGGTTGGCTAAAACAACCTTTGAGATGTACATACTGTTGCGTTAATGATATAATAtttctgcttttcaaaaaaaaaaaaaaaaaaacacttcttACAAGGATATCAAATTCTCAACTACTAGACCATCTTGGGATGCTTATAAAGAAACTGGAATACGGAGTATTTTGTTATCTAAAAATTTCTTATTAAGATTAAGATATAACTAATTTGACATAACATGTTTACAAAATCCATTTAAATTGCTATCATTAACTTTAATAGAAAGTCATCTGAGAGCTTATAAGTCTTGAGAACTCATAATTTGATGCTATTCACACATATACCAAACTTAGCAATCTAGTGATTTTGTGAGCTCAATTGATGTGATGTCTAATGATGAAGTCAAACAGTCAACTTTTTATCCAAACAATAGACTCATAAAGACGTTGCTCACTTGTTTTACTGATCAGAAACTAATCTACCAAAACTAAACTTGGCAATTAACTAGGAAGCAAAACTAGCAGCGTCTAAGGTAAATAGGTAATGTCCTATTTTTAATCTGCAGTTGAAAATAAAAGAATAAACAGTAAGATGATCATAAAAGGCTTGAAGATGACACCTTTCGaacaatatcagaaatttgctcaAAGTTTCTTTATCATGGCTTGCCGAGTGATAATGTTCCCAAAAACAAAGTCTAATTAGATGGTTTGTTACCCAACCCAACCCAACACATTAAAGACGAATCGAGCTCCATTTCTCTTCCCACCAAGAAAATATTAAACAAGAATACCAACCTCAACACCTACTTTTAATTTAAGTTCCAAAATAAAAACATCTCATAACCCACTACAAAACCCTAAAACAAGTTCCACTTTTTTCCTAGTCTAATGCATCAAATTTGTAGCTCCTTCAACTTTGTCTCTACTGACTCCTTTTCCTCTTCGTCTAGTGTTGGTGCAGAAACGGGTTGGCTGATGGAAATGGCTGCACAGCTCGTTTTATCTTCTGTTAGTAGCGATGACTCAGCAGACAGCTTAATTGGAGACTTCAGGTCCTCAACAGATGCTGCTGATGTATTCTCCTTAACTTCATTTGATGGTGCCATTGGCTTCGTAGAAGCAGAAAAACCCGGACCCGCCTGTCTAATGGTGACCGGAGGTGCCACCCCGCCGCACATCGGTGACGGCCTCCCATACTGTGGCGGCGGTACAACACCCATCTGTGGTAGTGGAAGAGGCGGTGCAGAGAAAACAGGGATCGAGTGACGTATAGTCACTGGTGGAGCCATTCCATGGTGAACTTGGTAGTGTCGAACGGGAATATACGGTGCGGCTTCAACAGCTGGAAACTTGTGTTGGCGATTGGGTGGTTCGTTGTTGGTGGTCCCATGGGTTTGAGGTGTTTTTGAGGATAATGTGGGTACATGATTTCGGTTGGGTGCAGTGTTGGGGCATATTAGAGGAAGAATTTTTGAAGTTGTTGATTGAGATGGTTGGCCCATAAGGGTTTTTGGCTTTGGAACAGGAAAACGGATTGGAAATGGTATATTGGACATTCTTGCCCTTAACCTGAATTTCTGCAAAGCGCGCGCCACAATAACATGCTCTTGTTCCTCGGGGTTTCCTTTTTGTAGCGATGAGCCTTCTGATTGCTGTGTTACTGAACATAATAGAGAATAAGTGTCATTAATTTGTTTCAGTAGTTTATATGAAAATTGAATGATAAACAATAGAAATTGGACGTGGCTATTTCGACCCACCCATTTACTCATGAACTGGCTGATGCAGATACTATATGTGAAGTAAATGACATTTTGTCAAAAGGAAAAGGTTTGGAAGTCACCCAAGGGTACTTTTGTAGCATAAAACATAATTTAAGAATTTATTTAATTTTTGAAATCATACTTGACACACTCATTATCATTACAAAATTTATGAACTTTGAACAGAACGTTTTTCGGGTCTACCAGATCCTATTAAACATGACCTTATTTAACAGACTACAATCTATCCAGTATCAGATATCAATATGGATAGCATAACTTACGAAGTTTTAGAGATGACCATGCTGACATGGCGGCATACTTTTCAGCTTGTTTCTTATTTTTGGCAGGTTCTCCCGTAAATATACAGCCAGCTAACTCTACAGTGCAAGTGAAAACAGGGAAATGCCCAACGCCCGATCTAAAAGTTGTGTAATTTGGAAGAGATGCCCCTACTCTTTGAGAAACCTCCTGCAAAAGGTTCTTGTACACCCCTGTTTCATCCTGTAAACCACAAAATATGCCAGTGTAAGCAgaatcacctctctctctctctctctctctctctctctctctatatatatatatatatatattcaacaacCCTATCTGGTATCAAACCAAAAAGCAGCCTCAATAATGAACTGAGATAAAACATTAAACTTTTGCTAAGTTATATAATAAGTGATTAAGTTACACCACGTGACCATTTCATCATGTCTACAATACACTAAAGATCGACAAGGGGAATCACTATCCACAAACTTAAGAAATAGGAATGGAAAAACTTCTGACACATAAGTAACATAGCATGTTTAATCATGTCTAACTTCAAGACTCATACATATAACTGAAACCCTAAACTATCTTCTCCATTATCGTCTCACTCTCACCACAATTAATCAACTAGTAAACATAAAACGTAACCAACACTTTACTTATCATGTGACCCTAAATTATCTTCTCCATATCATGTTTAGTACCTCCAATTTTTTTAATCAAATTCTATCCTACTACCTTCTTAACACCTCCAAATAGCCTCTGTACAACATCATCGAGCTAACGCCCATTTTCAGTTGAAAACATTAAGCCAGGTCCAGCTATCATACTACTAAAATCCACCTGATGATACTCAAATCTATAACCACCACTATTCATATACAAAATTCAATATAAAAATTCCGAGAAATACAGCCACATTTCCATTTCCTGAAGTTAACTGTATCGTGCTATAACATCAATtacaaatttatttatttttataaagtgaAAAGTTACAAACCCTAGAAAAATGAAATTAAGTGGAAAAAAAATTGGTTACCAGTATCCTAGCAGCCAAGGTATTAGAAGGACCATGACAAGCAAGTTGATTAAGTGCCACCTCAGCAGCAGAATGCTCCGCCTGCCTTAACGTCGTACAATAATTAGGGCTTTCATACGTCTCACCGTTAAAATTCACCGTCGCTTTAAACCGCGGCGCGTGATCTGGACCTTCTCTTATACACGTGTACGACGGCAAGTTAAAACAGCTCCGTTGGGCTAGCTCTTGCAGCTGATTCTTATACATCTCTCTAAATAATCAAAAAATAACTCCGATTACCTTCAAATTCACCGGCGATTAATAATGCCGATCATAGATTCCGTTACTCAGACACACGATCTGCTGATTCCTAGGGTTTTGGTTTCACTAACAATGCATGTGTTTGTGTAGCAGCTGTAGTAGTAGCAGCAGTATATATTTTTCATgtatatatctgtatgtatatatgtatatagtactccgtatatatgtatatggttatagatatttttataagatatagatacacaGAGAGAAATACCGAGTATAGTGAGTTTTTGGTACAGTGTGTTCACCCTCAGGATAATTTATGTGACTGCTTGACTATTTGACCTCGGATTTTCGAAATATATGTGATTGACGGCTGAGATTTGATGTCTTGACTCGGGCCGTTCGTAATAACTATAGTGTAGGGGTGTAGTGGATTATAGATTTTGGAATAATCGACTTCCAGAAAACTGATGTTTAACCTTATGCTTAATATTGAAGATGATATGAATATTAgaaattattaaattatttatgtgtttaattttatttttttagatgtgataaaattatattaataaaaatggcAAAAGCGAGGAAATACAAAAATGATCACATATCACAATGTCCCAACCGGGCAGCGATGAGGGCGGGATTATTAATGTtgtatcggcatagtcgaaactagAGATGATCGCATCGAATAGTTTAGTCCTCCTCAGATGATCCTAATCGccgtaaaaaaaaaaatcacaatgtCCCACCCTGAATAACTCTAACACACAAATCTAAACATGACTATGACAATCAAAAACCTACAACAACAACGATTATAAAACTATTACACTCATAACATAATTTATAACAAGACAGTCACAAGACATGAAAGATCGATCACCAAAGAAAACCACATCCATAACCAAAACAATTCATATGACCACTTCGAAAAAAATACTCGAATGATTGCATACGGAGCACATCGAAGCCATTCATAGATACCAAGTCTTGTTAGTATCTATTATGTGTTTAATAGATACAACACTTGTATAAAAGTTATTAAAACTAAAATTTAgagtttatttatattttatttatagattataatttataatagtatattatattatatagatcATAAATAACTCTAGTTAATTTTAAAGtatcattaataaaaaaaaaattcttacgtGATTCGATTAGCCTTTTTATCTTTTATTCTGAAAATTAACATGTTATTTGAATGTTTAGTTCTTCTAAAAATACCACGATGTCAACTATCGCCAATGGTATTTAAAACGCGTGATAATGAGAAGTTGTGATTGGTTGTCTAAGGCGTTGTGAACAGTAAACATACCGAAGTTTGTTGATGTCAATACGACGTCATGCATATGTGTTATTTTTCTATGTTGATGTCAGCATGTCatcatacaaaaaaaaaattaatacgaCTTTCTCTTCTTTTTTTATAACTTCTTTTACTTTCTTTTTTAATATCGCAAAAAATTTGTAAAAATTTTTAAACGATTTTATGATTATTTTTTGTCCACTTGACCACACATACAACAAAAGAATTAGTTGTTtgctttttattttattatattatattatattatattttattttatttttatattctaaAAGAGATAGTGGAAATGAATAGTAGGGGCAATTTTGCCTTTTCAATTTTTTTTCCATTTGCACAACAAAGCCCCCACACTTTTCTCAAAAAATCAAATCGACCCCCCATACatgggtgtgatgacccggaaatttcgactaaatttaaacttaatcttaaatgattaatgatttcgacacgataagtaaagtctgtaaaactgaatctcaaaaattttaaactattcaaatacccttcagttgttctcaacgattcgcgaaccattatatgtaaatagatacatatatatactataacttgaaaacgtaacaaagttttaattgcatgttaccgtacattaaacttattggtttatatatctatttgaatatatatgatttcaagttatttagtaacgatagtaacattcaattattgattcgattgatatttagataagttaactaaaacgtttaagatgaacaagtaaaacactaatttgctacagtattttcaaaattgctacagtacccaaaatgctacagtgttttcgaaaatcactatttgctacagtaaaatttactttgctacagtgaattgctacagtaaaaattgactttgctacagtaacttgctacattaaaacactattttaaaaatgtattttaacaaatagtgagacgatgatttatagaagtaaatgaccaaaacattctaaagtttaagatatactttgagtggtatagtttatggataacttaaggctatattttgacaaaggtacgtgacacgaaacgtaaaatgcaagttttctaatggtacgaaaggacattcgaaaaaccagaaccgggacataagtcaagtgatgacgtacgacttatcggaacaaaaattacaaatcaactatgcacgggaataaaatataatatataattaattaatttaaattatatattatatatatatattatttaattatgtcgacaagcattaggacaaaattatgtgagctagaaaaatgggccatgcgatcgcatggccaatggccttcagaaccatgcgatcgcatggggtctggggacaggccacacctataaaaactcgatcattctgcttttgttttaacatatattactccgtatttattttatttattattattattattattattattattattattattattattaatcttattatttttattattaatgttattatttttgcgatacaaaaataataatgtacataaaatattacgacggagtgctgtccaagtaattttcaaaacgagtttccgagcgagctagagctaaggaaaatatgggttattaccaaggaggttatgggtaatgttcgggggtatttttgtgaatcaaacctcgtgtttatcatctccgatgcgtctacgtgcttttctgcaatattgtatatcaatataaaacagtgagttcattgatccctttttatacatatttttgggctgagaatacatgcgctgttttataaaatgaatacaaaaactaaaactgatttgagtgagtttcataagatcccttttactctctacatttttgggctgagaatacatgcaaatactttattaaccgatatacaatatttatatgcgtgagtttcatatgatcccttttactctctacatttttgggctgagaatacatgcaaatgctttattaactgatttacaatatttatatgcgtgagtttcattgatccctttttaattgcttttgcaatatatatttttgggctaagaatacatgcactttattttaaacgcaatggatacaagtacatacttgatgtcgaacgaggtgtatataaaatagttattattttactaggaaaatactattaaatacgatacaattttacacaagatatttatttatttatagaatggatatacttaaaccttgctacaacacttataggcagtgtacctaatcgtacagtagtgtagtttttagtaagtccggttcgttccacagggaaatctttaaacaaagctcaacgctatattagtttacttttataaaaatacaaatatatatataagtgatattattattataaaggggggtttttaccgtttaatgaccggtttgtcgattttaaaactttagtcgcagttaaaacctactgtaaaatataaaataaatacaagactttaaattaaagcgtaaagtaaataacgataatgaaattgcgaataataaaaatgcgataaaattaaattgcgataattaaaagtacgataattaaaagtgcgattaaataacaataaaagtgcgataattagaagtgcaattaaatataaaataaaggaaattaaatatgatataaaagaattatgcttatttaaacttccgtaatcatgatgtttgacgtgttgattttagttttatgcccttgggttaattgtcctttgtcctggattattcaatatgtccgtctggtttttgtccataacagtccatcagtcataaatataaattgcaagtgtccttgacaaattattattatacccgaagttaaatattccaactaattggggattcgaatttgtaacaaggttttaatactttgtttaatgaatacaccaggttatcgactgcgtgtaaaccaaggttttactactttgttaacaattacaccaattacccttgaatgtaatttcacccctgttttgattattctagtggctattaatccattcccgtgtccggttaaatgaacgattattcgtacatataaataccccgcccatcgtgtccgatcgagtgtatatggtaatttatagggacgcccaattgtaaatctttatattaacattaacaaactttcatttagttaaacaaatataaagcccattaatagcccatagtctagtttccacaagtgtcgttcttttgtccaaaccccaattatggtacaaagcccaattacccaattttagtaattagcccaacatcatgattacttcgttttaaataagcataataataacttagctacgagacattaatataaaaaggttgaacataacttacaatgattaaaaatagcgtagcgttacacggacagaatttcgacttacacccttacaacattcgctaacatacccttattattagaattataattaaaattaaaatataaattataaatataaatatatttacgtatgaagaggaagagaaaaagatgattaaaactcggcagaaaactggctttatataggacctgaccagcaatctcactccatgcgactcgcatgattttgtgcttttggccatgcgagtcgcatggccaccctggatccagccaaccactttgttttcttcttgccgacgtaatataataataataatatatataatatataattatatataattatatatatattatattatatttttgtgcatagtagactagatatttttggtccgttgcgtcgggcgtttcttcttggctcaggtcccggttccggattttcggacgtcttcgcgtattattttatatcgcgtactttgcgtcttgtaacttgtactcttgtcattttgagacgttcctcatcaatattttgaacctttttagttgtatcttgtactttttagctctttggacctttttgtcttcaatttgtcgaatctgccttttgtcttcactttttaatatttaaacgaatattgcttgtaaatcgaacaattgcaactaaaagcttgtctttcttgaggagtaatgctatgaaatatatgttcgtttttagcattatcaaatattcccacacttgagcgttgcttgtcctcaagcaatattgtcttgaaatactagaatcacttctttattcttcacactttgtacatcagtgatttctatacggcggtataaacaatggtagtaacgatatggtttacagtcccacatgactataaaaatttagatccattaaggaaattggatctttatgaaaacatttgatcttttgaaatctagtttttaccctagattagttttccggaataaccctttaccggtgttttgcaaaatatttttgtgggtttggtgggtttcagatttgaaaattttagctcaaaacttgcggttttgtgtcacccacttgctaaccttgtatttggaaagcaacacgtccagtttacttgtcccgtacattacctttcggcaaactaccgtccggttgtaaaggaaagcgttgaacaagcaactgttaaggcaatgtcccgtgacatgcttttgattatggtctataatgtgtcggacgcaattactatccttggtaggagcaatagtaaagctcacccttataatttatcggtttggcacaaggtcctgtctttgaccatgctatgcaaccaccgttcttacggttgacacccgatttagttcaggtgacctaatgaattccaggtgaattcctaggattttacgttcaatggtaatgaaagcattgaaaatagggttttcagaaaacaaatcggtttgtaattttgatcaaaatattttctcgtttaagctcgagtttagatatcattgaattccatgagtttgtaattctcaatctttaaggtcaatctctaagattgagtaatatcagtcttaaaagctgatttttaatctttaaggagattatcctttctggggatctgattcattagtcttatccagctaatttgcatggtgcccccccattgtacgagataaatccttctcatggttaggataaatctgaccacttggcgaccctgtttaatgctgaggtccgtggattttcagctgattttagtgatgacttttctagatttttcgtcaacctacagctggtctgaacgacaacttcatgacctaaatcaagaagcgcgtgtctttttcggaagactttacttccttttaatgatggaattgattcatcgtgtagatccatctcttcttttctttcatcgggtaaaacagtttagtttagtccaaagcaaaagtatttttagttatttgttacagatatatgtgacatatttttaaaataacttggtaaattttcccacacttggcttttattttcctttttatcgtcctctattccattttaaatgaattttaacattttcgtttgtttctcaatttatgtcctttccgaggtaacaataatttcggtgttaaaacctagttttatcgttcataaatatgtataaacatgatttgaattcatttaattaaaaattttgaaaaattttactagaattgggtagtcagtatataagactagggctgttcttttttatcagagagcactagattctaatacaactactgctttactagtatttttaatggtaaccaagtgtataaagtaaaaattttaaaatccgaaagaatttaaccccttcccacacttaagatcttgcaatgccctcatttgcaaaaaatcagtaacaatttaaattattgagggtgatttgtgtgaaaatgattaaatttttaccaaagtttccaaatatattggcgtttgtttgctgaatgataaatggtgcacatcatttgttcattccgtcttgttgttatttcacatatattttgcatcttgtcgtcaaaattacttgcttttgctgaacttaatgccagtctttgaaaacgcgttgttttaccctgttttgtgcataaaatagaatacatacaatacaaatattatcatacatgcaatttgaaatggaactttggcatcccactttcaaattataagaaaaatattagtacacaataataataagaatatcaaacattacataaacgtaataaaatgttaagtgtttaaaaaaataaaaattaccaacttatctctactgatcaggaggtgggttaggaggaaaattaggatatggatcccaattcatgttcgcgtccgggttccatggctgattataggtgaactggtatgctgcgtcata
This genomic window from Rutidosis leptorrhynchoides isolate AG116_Rl617_1_P2 chromosome 2, CSIRO_AGI_Rlap_v1, whole genome shotgun sequence contains:
- the LOC139893143 gene encoding double-stranded RNA-binding protein 6-like — its product is MYKNQLQELAQRSCFNLPSYTCIREGPDHAPRFKATVNFNGETYESPNYCTTLRQAEHSAAEVALNQLACHGPSNTLAARILDETGVYKNLLQEVSQRVGASLPNYTTFRSGVGHFPVFTCTVELAGCIFTGEPAKNKKQAEKYAAMSAWSSLKLLTQQSEGSSLQKGNPEEQEHVIVARALQKFRLRARMSNIPFPIRFPVPKPKTLMGQPSQSTTSKILPLICPNTAPNRNHVPTLSSKTPQTHGTTNNEPPNRQHKFPAVEAAPYIPVRHYQVHHGMAPPVTIRHSIPVFSAPPLPLPQMGVVPPPQYGRPSPMCGGVAPPVTIRQAGPGFSASTKPMAPSNEVKENTSAASVEDLKSPIKLSAESSLLTEDKTSCAAISISQPVSAPTLDEEEKESVETKLKELQI